One Schistocerca nitens isolate TAMUIC-IGC-003100 chromosome 1, iqSchNite1.1, whole genome shotgun sequence DNA segment encodes these proteins:
- the LOC126253760 gene encoding uncharacterized protein LOC126253760, giving the protein MKKRKSSNNKSKPKKKCSTFKRATSRKASAVKRKTKNSSATKPHSQQKINRITVAGDGCKNRKRKHNNEKEREKSKRSRLPSHNASHHNSRCNLCSQPEPKATRGKSSTKKNGSNHYRGVIELPCKKSVFEKACNLRRTIESGDLLPASLQPLLKDSVANKYDINELVATVKESKSKWQETEKRMLELDRCIRAELCINKANPEKCLPLLDELNCLEIDALMLKQNPRIVHTVQKLCQFVGNRGLGNFTEEEKTKYLDSAAQIRNKSKALFQKCQKLFGIEGGQSFKEVFKEKVQEYQETKNSKFLRELCQRVNKGFKKNQSSRPLRKRVSGNTK; this is encoded by the coding sequence ATGAAGAAGAGAAAATCTTCCAATAATaaatcaaaaccaaagaaaaagtgTAGTACCTTTAAGAGGGCAACATCTAGGAAGGCTAGTGctgtgaaaagaaaaacaaaaaattcatCTGCAACAAAGCCTCATTCACAACAGAAGATCAATAGGATAACAGTAGCTGGAGATGGATGCAAAAACAGAAAAAGGAAACATAAtaatgagaaagagagagaaaagagcAAGCGGAGCAGGTTACCCAGTCACAATGCTTCACACCACAACAGTCGCTGTAATTTGTGTTCACAGCCAGAGCCAAAGGCTACCAGAGGCAAGAGTTCAAcaaagaagaatggttcaaatcatTATCGTGGTGTCATTGAGCTACCCTGTAAAAAAAGTGTGTTTGAGAAGGCATGTAATCTGAGACGAACGATTGAATCAGGAGACCTTCTGCCTGCTAGCTTGCAGCCACTTCTTAAGGACAGTGTAGCAAACAAATACGATATAAATGAGTTGGTTGCTACTGTAAAGGAAAGCAAATCTAAGTGGCAAGAAACTGAAAAGCGTATGCTTGAACTGGATCGTTGTATTAGAGCTGAGCTTTGCATCAATAAGGCAAATCCAgagaaatgtttgccacttcttGATGAATTAAATTGTCTTGAGATCGATGCTCTAATGTTGAAACAGAATCCAAGAATAGTCCACACCGTGCAAAAGCTCTGTCAGTTTGTTGGGAACAGAGGATTAGGCAACTTCACAGAAGAAGAGAAGACAAAATATCTAGACAGTGCTGCTCAGATTAGGAACAAGTCTAAAGCTTTGTTTCAAAAGTGTCAGAAGTTGTTTGGTATTGAAGGAGGTCAGTCATTTAAGGAAGTTTTTAAAGAGAAAGTTCAAGAATACCAGGAAACAAAGAACAGCAAATTTTTAAGGGAATTATGTCAAAGAGTTAATAAaggttttaaaaaaaatcagagttCGAGGCCCTTGAGAAAGAGGGTATCAGGTAACACAAAATAA